Sequence from the Salinicoccus sp. Bachu38 genome:
CCCAGCAGCCGGGTGCCGTATTGGCGACGATATGCCCACCATCTTTGACGACATACTGCATTTCATCTCCCGGATTGAGGATTCCGTTGGTAAACTGGTCGACATAGACTGTCTGCTTTGATTGCCTTTCTGTCATTTGAATCATCCCCTTTGTTTTATTACCTATATTTTAGCATGGAGGAAGGTCAGGGGAATAAGACAAAGCGCACTATTTTCTGAAAATTTATCGATGCTATAATATAAGGACACAAAGCAGGGAAATAATAAATAATTTTCCATGAAACTTCTAATTTAAAATAATTTACAAAAATAAAACCTGGTAATTATTAGTAAGCTGTTCGGTAAAGAGGATGTTGAACACATCATAGTGAATATACTGAATAATTGTAGAAGAAAGAATTTTCAAAGGTGTATTTGTCTCTATTTGAAGATAATAAAGACGGGTTTATATTCACTTCTCTACATATATCATGCATACACATTGCTCCTATATCCATTTCAGGAAGGGGACGGGTCAAAATGCAAAATATATAATTTCATATCAGCTTTGAAAAATGAAAATAAATTCTAGTAAATATTTCAATGATTCAGAATATTTGTATAATTTGTATTGATAATACACATCGTGTGATATATAATGGAAGCAAGTTAATAGTGACAGAAAAAAGGGGAAAAATGAACTTGTATCACATGAAAGTTTGCTATGTTATTTGATTATTAGATAAAGTTTCAAACCGGTCAGAAGGAGGGTAGCGTAGGGTGCATGAAGCTTTATCATAATAATAAATATTTTTTGGAAACCACATATTCCATGTATCATCGCATATGCATTGACGTGAGCGTTTCATCATGGTTTCGTAGCACAACTTTAATGAACTGTATTTTGACACTCGTTCAGTCAGCTGCACCTTGGTCGGGGGCCATTCGTGGTTAGGCAGCTGATTCGAATCCAGAAGTGAGGATTTGTTTGGTGTGAGAAAAAAATGAACTTTGTAGAAGATATAGAATGAAGCTAAGAGGATCGGTATAGGATCATTCTCCGTCCGTAACATCCACTGTGGTCTCATCCACACCACAAAGGAGTAAGTGAGCAAGGAGATATATGCATCCCAAATGCAAGAGAGACAGAAGTCATTTGGGATGCCTTTTTTTATAGGACAATCATATGAATGACCGCTCTGATGGCACACCTCATATACTGAAGGTGTTTTTATTATGCAGAAAACTAAAAATACATTTATTTATGTGAATAATTATGTAATAATATGTATCATAATAAAAACGGAGGAATGATGAAATTGCAGAAGGAACTATTTGAACAGCTGGAAGGCCTATATCCGGAGATGGTGAAGACGCGCAGACATCTGCACATGTATCCGGAACTGTCCTTCAAGGAGCAGTTTACACCGGAGTATGTCAGACAGCACCTGGAATCACTCGGCATTGAATACAGGATGCACGTCGGTGGCAATGGTGTGGTCGGCACTTTGCAGGGGGGCAGACCGGGGCCGACGGTGGCTTTGCGCGCGGATTTTGACGCCCTGCCGATACAGGATGAGAAGGATGTCCCGTACAGATCGACGATTGATGGTGTCAGCCATGCATGTGGTCATGATGTGCACACGGCGGCGCTGATGGCGGTCGAGACCGTTCTGGCCGGTGTGAGGGAAGAGCTGGCAGGGACGGTGGTCTTCATTCACCAGTTTGCAGAGGAACTGCCGCCGGGCGGCGCGCAGCTGATGATTGCCGATGGCTGTCTGGAGGGCGTCGACTACATATATGGCGCTCATGTCTGGGCAGATGATGACTATGGGACAATCGGCTTCAGACCGGGCAATGCGATGGCAGGCGGAGACAATTTCGACATCACCATTCAGGGCAAGGGCGGACATGGAGCGATTCCGCATACGACGGTGGACCCGCTTGTCACGATGAGCCAGCTTGTGATGAACCTGCAGCAGATCGTCAGCCGCAAGATGGACCCGAACGCATCGAACGTCGTCACAATCGGCAAGTTCCACAGCGGGGAGGCGACGAACGTCATCCCGGACACGGCTACTATTTCAGGCACGACGCGTACATTCGATACGGAATCGAAAGCTGTGATGGAGCAGTGGATCCGCCTGATGAGCGAGTCGACGGCTGCGCAGAACGGAGCGACGGCACAGGTGGACTTTACATATGGCTGTGTACCGCTGATCAACAGTGAAGCGGAAACGGCGCAGCTCAAGGCGCTTGCAGAAGCCCATCTACCGGATATGGCCGTTACTGAGAAGGCGCCGATGATGACATCCGAGGACTTCGCCTACTACCTTGAGCATGTACCGGGATCCTTCTTCTTTGTGGGTGCACGCAATCCCGAGATCGGTGCAGTCTATCCGCACCACCATCCGAAATTCGATGTGGATGAACGGGCCATGACGGAAATCGGCAAGGTGTTCATCCTCGCGGTACTGCACCATATGAATGGACTGGAGGTTGCGGCTTGTGAAACAGCAGAATCCTCCAAATAAAAAGCGTCTTGAAATGCCGGATACGTATGTCATTCTATTCCTCGTGCTGGTGGCGACGGCGATTGCCACATACTTCGTGCCTGCCGGCGCCTTTGAAAGGGAGCAGGTGGACGGCGTCGAGCGCGTGGTCTCGGGCACATTCGAAAGTACTGCACAGAACCCGGTCGGCTTCATGGATGTCTTCATGGCACTGCAGACCGGCATGGTCG
This genomic interval carries:
- a CDS encoding M20 metallopeptidase family protein, producing MMKLQKELFEQLEGLYPEMVKTRRHLHMYPELSFKEQFTPEYVRQHLESLGIEYRMHVGGNGVVGTLQGGRPGPTVALRADFDALPIQDEKDVPYRSTIDGVSHACGHDVHTAALMAVETVLAGVREELAGTVVFIHQFAEELPPGGAQLMIADGCLEGVDYIYGAHVWADDDYGTIGFRPGNAMAGGDNFDITIQGKGGHGAIPHTTVDPLVTMSQLVMNLQQIVSRKMDPNASNVVTIGKFHSGEATNVIPDTATISGTTRTFDTESKAVMEQWIRLMSESTAAQNGATAQVDFTYGCVPLINSEAETAQLKALAEAHLPDMAVTEKAPMMTSEDFAYYLEHVPGSFFFVGARNPEIGAVYPHHHPKFDVDERAMTEIGKVFILAVLHHMNGLEVAACETAESSK